Below is a genomic region from Billgrantia tianxiuensis.
CGTCTACCCGGACGGCGCCGCCTGGCAGGATAGCTGACCCACTGCGAAGGAGACCCGAGATGACCCACTCAAGACCCTGCATCGCCGTGCCCCTGGGCGACCCGGCGGGCATCGGCCCCGAGCTGGTCGCCAAGCTGCTGGCCGACCGCCAGGCAATCGAAGGGGCCGACGTGGTGGTGGTGGGCGACCCCTGGCTGTGGCAGGAAGGCCAGCGGGTGGCCGGCACTTCTCTTACGCTGCCCGAGATCGCCTCCTGGGAGCAGGTCCGCGGCCAGGCCGGCCCCGTACTGCTGCCGCTGGACACCATCCGGCCAGAGGAGGTCGAGTTCGGCCGGGTCGATGCCGCCTGCGGTGCCTCGGTGCTGAAGGTGCTGGCCCACTGCCTGGACGCTGCCCAGGCGGGACGAATCGATGCCATCTGCTTTGCGCCGCTCAACAAGCTGGCCATGAAGCGGGGCGGCCTGCGCCATGAGGACGAGCTGCACTTCTTCGCCGAATACCTGCAGGTCCCGGGAGAGGTGTGCGAGTTCAATACTCTCGGCAGCCTCTGGACCTCGCGCATCTCCTCCCACGTGCCGCTCAGCGAGGCCGCCAGCTACGTCACGCCGGAGCGCATCCTGAATGCCACCCGCCTGATTCACGATGCCCTGGTGGCAGCGGGCGTGACGCAGCCGCGCATCGCGGTGGCGGCGATCAACCCCCACGCCGGCGAGGGCGGCACCTGCGGACGAGAGGAGATCGACGTCATCGCGCCCGCCGTCGAGGCCTGCATCGCCGCCGGCTATTCGGCCCAGGGCCCTTTCCCCGCCGACACCCTCTTTCGCCGCGCCCGCGACGGCGAGTTCGACGCCGTCGTCACCATGTACCACGACCAGGGCCAGATCGCCCTCAAGCTGCTGGGCTTCGAGCGCGGCGTCACCGTTCAGGGCGGCCTGCCGATTCCCATCACCACACCGGCCCATGGCACCGCCTTCGACATCGTCGGCCAGGGCAAGGCCAGCGTGGAAGCCATGCGTCACGCCTTCGCCATCGCCTGCCGGATGGGCGCGCATCATGCCCTCAACCGCAGCGCTTAGCCCGCATTGATGAACATGAGACGCAACGCGAGGTAGACGAAAGTATATATAAAAATAATGAATTATGAGTTCATAATAACATTAGCTTTTCAAAGGCACGCCCGCATCCCTGGGCAGAGCCCCAGGGCATGGCACCCGCCCTACAACAACAACGAGGTCCAACATGAAGCTCAAACACCGGTTCCCACTCACCCTTGCGGCAGCCTTTGTCCTTGGGCTTGCCTCCGCTTCCGTCTCCGCCACTACTTTGCGTTACGCTCATGTCGGCGCGGAAGGCGACGCGCAGACCCGCTTCGCCTCGGAAGCCTCCGCCGCCATCGAGGAAGCCACCAACGGCGGCGTCAGCATTACCATCTTTCCGGCCAGCCAGCTGGGCGGCGTGTCCGAAATGGTGAACGGCGTCTCGCTGGGCTCCATTTCCATGGCCCACCACGAGTTTGCGTCCCTGGCACAATCCGTACCGGACATCGCCGTGTTCAACGCGCCCTTCATCTATCGCGATGCGGAGCATGCGCTCAGGGCCACGGACCCCACCTCGCCGGTCATCAGCGAAATGAACGAACAGCTGATCGAAGAGGCCGGCATGCGCATCATCGGCAGGATGTATCGCGGCGCTCGCCACATCACGGCCAACTTCCCCGTGACATCTCCCGACGATCTGGCGGGCAAGCCGTTTCGTGCCGTACCGCTCGACATCTGGATCTCCATGGTTCGGGGCTTTGGCGCGGACCCCACCCCGGTAGAAGTCTCGGAACTCCCCACCTCCCTGATGACGGGACTGGTCGTGGGTCAGGAAAACCCCTTGACCATGATCCGCTCCGACAACCTGCACGAAGTGCAGTCGCATGTCTCCATGACCGGCCACATGCACTCCATCCTCGCCGTCTTCATCAACGAGAACGTATGGCAGTCCCTGGACGAGGAGTACCAGGAGGCCATCACCAACGTGCTGACGGAGAAAGCGGAAGAGTCCCTGCGCTGGGCGCAAGAGACCGAAGATGAGCTCATCGAGGAGCTGACACAGCGCGGCATGACCATCATCACCGAAGAGGATGGCTTGGATATCGATGCCTTCCGCGAGCAGGTACTGGCACAGATCAACCGCGACTACCCCAATTTCGAGCCCTACATCGAGATGATCGGGGAAGTGGAGTAACGGTCCAGCTAGAGCAACTACCCAGCTGCCCATACACCGGCGAGGGGCAATGGCCTCTCGCCGGAACATGACCCGATGGGTGAAAAATGAGATACGGAAAAAAGTGGCTCGAGATTTTCTGCGCCTTGCTTCTTGCCGGCATGATCCTGGTTCCTTTCCTGCAAGTGCTTTCTCGTGATCTGCTCGGCACCTCGATCCCCGGCTCCGGCGAACTGACACGCTTTCTCTTGATTTGCCTCGTCTTTTCATCCTATCCGCTGGTCATCGCCAGCGGCGAGAACATACAGATGTCGGAGCTGCGTGACGCCCTTCCGGCAATGCCGAGACGATGGCTGAACCGGCTGATCATGGTGGCCTCAATCATCATTTGCCTATTTGTTGCCTACTCCGCCGCCACCACCGTGCAGACAAATTTCAACAGGGCGACCCCGGTACTGAAAATCCCCTACTGGATCTTTTTCGGCACCACCGTTCTTGGCCTCCTAGGCGCAGCCCTGGTTCATCTTCTGCAAGGCACGAGCACGATCGATAACAAATCCGACTCCGGCGTATAAGGCACCTCCATGGGCTTGATCATCCTCGGCATCTTTCTCGTTCTCTTTCTGCTCGGGTTTCCGGTCGTCTATGCGATCCTGATTCCTTCTGCGATCTACGTGTTACTCGAAGGCCTGCCGCTGGGCCTGATGGGGCAGCGAGTCACCTATGCCCTGGACAGCTTCCCCCTGGTGGCCGTCCCTATCTTCATCTTCGTCGGCAACCTGATGAACCAGTCGGGCATCACCGACCGGATCTTCCATTTCGCCAATACCCTGGTGGGCCGGGCGCCGGGGGACTGGCTCAGGTCAACATATTCTCCAGTCTGATCTTTTCCGGCATG
It encodes:
- a CDS encoding 4-hydroxythreonine-4-phosphate dehydrogenase PdxA: MTHSRPCIAVPLGDPAGIGPELVAKLLADRQAIEGADVVVVGDPWLWQEGQRVAGTSLTLPEIASWEQVRGQAGPVLLPLDTIRPEEVEFGRVDAACGASVLKVLAHCLDAAQAGRIDAICFAPLNKLAMKRGGLRHEDELHFFAEYLQVPGEVCEFNTLGSLWTSRISSHVPLSEAASYVTPERILNATRLIHDALVAAGVTQPRIAVAAINPHAGEGGTCGREEIDVIAPAVEACIAAGYSAQGPFPADTLFRRARDGEFDAVVTMYHDQGQIALKLLGFERGVTVQGGLPIPITTPAHGTAFDIVGQGKASVEAMRHAFAIACRMGAHHALNRSA
- a CDS encoding TRAP transporter substrate-binding protein, translating into MKLKHRFPLTLAAAFVLGLASASVSATTLRYAHVGAEGDAQTRFASEASAAIEEATNGGVSITIFPASQLGGVSEMVNGVSLGSISMAHHEFASLAQSVPDIAVFNAPFIYRDAEHALRATDPTSPVISEMNEQLIEEAGMRIIGRMYRGARHITANFPVTSPDDLAGKPFRAVPLDIWISMVRGFGADPTPVEVSELPTSLMTGLVVGQENPLTMIRSDNLHEVQSHVSMTGHMHSILAVFINENVWQSLDEEYQEAITNVLTEKAEESLRWAQETEDELIEELTQRGMTIITEEDGLDIDAFREQVLAQINRDYPNFEPYIEMIGEVE
- a CDS encoding TRAP transporter small permease produces the protein MRYGKKWLEIFCALLLAGMILVPFLQVLSRDLLGTSIPGSGELTRFLLICLVFSSYPLVIASGENIQMSELRDALPAMPRRWLNRLIMVASIIICLFVAYSAATTVQTNFNRATPVLKIPYWIFFGTTVLGLLGAALVHLLQGTSTIDNKSDSGV